Within the Bradyrhizobium cosmicum genome, the region TTCTTCAAGCTGATACGATACTCGCCGGCGATGCGCTCGCTGCTGGCCGCCGTGCACGCCGAGCGGCGTGCGCTGATCGGCTGCATCGTCATCCTGATCGGCGCGGTGCTGACCTTCGCCTCGCTGCTCTACGCCATCGAGCGCGACGTGCAGCCGGACAAGCTCGGCACCATCCCGCAGGCGATGTGGTGGGCGATCGTGACGCTCGGCACCGTCGGCTATGGCGACGTCGTGCCGGTGACGGCGCTCGGAAAATTCGTCTCCGTCTTCACCATCGTCAGCGGCTTCGCCATGATCGCGCTGCCGGTCGCGATCATCTCGACCGCCTTTGCCGAAGAGGTGAAACGGCGCGATTTCGTCGTGACCTGGGGCATGCTGGCGCGGGTGCCGCTGTTCTCGCATCTGTCGGCCGCGGAGATCGCCGACATCATGCGGCTGCTCCGCGCGCGCACCGTCGAGCAGGACGAGATCCTGGTGCGGCGGGGCGACGCCGCCTCGTCGATGTACTTCATCACCGCCGGTGAGGTCGAGATCGCGCTGCCGAGCCAGCAGGTGCGGCTCGCCGACGGCACCTTCTTCGGCGAGATCGCGCTGCTGCACAAGACCAAGCGCAGCGGCACCGTGACGGCGACGCGCAAGACGCGGCTCTTGGTGCTGGATGCTCACGATTTTCACGCCCTGATCGAACGCATGCCGACGCTCGCCGAGCACGTCCACACCACCGCCAAGGCGCGGCTCGCCGACACCGGCGACCTTGCGCCGGCTGAACTGGCACAGGCCGAACAGGAAGACGGGCGCCGCGGCAAGTAGCCGTCAGTGCCTGTCGAGGAACGGCGCGACCACCTCGCGCGTCTCCTTGCTCGGCACCACAGGCACGATCTCGAAGGTCATGCCTTTGCCCTGGCAGTTCAGAACCCATTCCTGCAGCAGGCGGGCGTCGTCGCATTCCATCAGCTGGAAGCAGCGGTCGAAATTTGGCTCGATCCAGCTGCCGAGATATTTGAGGCCGTCCGGAAACTTGACGCCCTCGTCGCGCACGCGGCGGTAGACCGGAATGGGATCGCGATCCCTGAAGCGTTCGATCACCATGAAAAGCATAGGCCTCAG harbors:
- a CDS encoding cyclic nucleotide-gated ion channel; translation: MRLVPRGIGLRDPNLRDRLYELLEHDPLAYSAGSRFIQLIIGVIVLNVTAMILASVPELDAEFGALFSGITILSVIVFALEYAARLWTVAGHTQRKASALADRLGYAFSTLGIIDLLAFLPAAIVLATGRHATLAALGVLPFFKLIRYSPAMRSLLAAVHAERRALIGCIVILIGAVLTFASLLYAIERDVQPDKLGTIPQAMWWAIVTLGTVGYGDVVPVTALGKFVSVFTIVSGFAMIALPVAIISTAFAEEVKRRDFVVTWGMLARVPLFSHLSAAEIADIMRLLRARTVEQDEILVRRGDAASSMYFITAGEVEIALPSQQVRLADGTFFGEIALLHKTKRSGTVTATRKTRLLVLDAHDFHALIERMPTLAEHVHTTAKARLADTGDLAPAELAQAEQEDGRRGK
- a CDS encoding DUF3303 domain-containing protein, translated to MLFMVIERFRDRDPIPVYRRVRDEGVKFPDGLKYLGSWIEPNFDRCFQLMECDDARLLQEWVLNCQGKGMTFEIVPVVPSKETREVVAPFLDRH